The Erigeron canadensis isolate Cc75 chromosome 4, C_canadensis_v1, whole genome shotgun sequence genome window below encodes:
- the LOC122596699 gene encoding phospholipase D zeta 1-like, which yields MSTEPLIPKGSLQSHHGSQYGPDPIRIFDELPKATILSVSRPEVGDIGPLLLSYTIQVEYKQFKWSILKKASQVIYLHFALKKRALVEEIHEKQEQVKDWLRHIGMGDHTTVVHDNDEPGDGAIPVHNEDSIRKRSVPTRVALSIIRPSIGRSTVSEKAKVAMQNYLNHFLGNIDIVNSREVCQFLEVSKLSFSSEYGPKLKEDYVLVQHLNHIQRDDAGAGCFMCCCRNNWQKVWAVLKPGFLALLEDPFGTKLLDLIVFDMLAPSNGDKEDQVLLAKEVKEKNPLRYAFKVTCGNRSTKVRTTSSAKVRDWISAIYNASQKPVEGWCNSHRFGSFAPRRGLIDDGSQAQWFVDGQVAFEAIALSIANAKSEIYITGWWLCPELYLKRPFHANGATRLDALFEAKAKEGVKIYILMYKEVSIALKINSLYSQKRLLKIHENVKVLRYPDHFAAGIYLWSHHEKIVVVDHQICYLGGLDLCFGRYDTIEHKVGDDPPFIWPGKDYYNPRESEPNSWVDTMTDELDRRKLPRMPWHDVHCALWGPPCRDVARHFVQRWNHAKRNKAPNEQTIPLLMPQQHMVLPHYMGRSQNLDIENKPTDENQTDVTQSSFSYESPSQDIQFLLPQEAEGIDSKSISNTLNGPHPRNHLNPSHDEHSSQAMKPTDSADDFSLYDQPETSSGTASFGSDLSDEGCERHEVPSGDISQVGPRTSCSCQVIRSVSHWSGGTSQTEDSIHKAYCSLIENAEKFIYIENQFFISGLSDDDVIQNRVLEALYRRIMRAHKEEKCFRVIVVIPLLPGFQGRLDDGGAATVRAIMHWQYRTISRGQNSILHNLNALLGPKTDDYISFYGLRTYGKLGDDGPIATSQVYVHSKVLIVDDRITLVGSSNINDRSLLGHRDSEIGVLIEDREFNESKMNGEPWRAGKFTNSLRLSLWSEHLGLHGEDISQIVDPIADKTYKDLWLATATANSQIYQDVFSCVPNDSILSRYAFRQSMNYWKEKYGHTTIDLGVAPEKVESLTDGDIATTEILKRVRGFLVSFPLQFMCQEDLRPMFSESEFYTSPQVFY from the exons TTTCGGTTTCCCGACCCGAAGTCGGTGATATCGGACCTTTGCTTCTTTCTTACACAATTCAAGTAGAATATAAACAG TTCAAGTGGAGCATATTAAAGAAGGCATCACaagttatctacttacattttGCATTGAAGAAGCGGGCATTGGTGGAGGAAATTCACGAGAAGCAAGAGCAG GTTAAGGATTGGCTTCGACACATAGGAATGGGAGATCATACAACAGTTGTACATGATAATGATGAACCTGGCGATGGAGCTATTCCAGTGCATAATGAGGACAGCATTAGAAAGAG ATCTGTCCCAACCAGGGTCGCTCTGTCTATTATAAGACCATCAATTGGGAGGTCAACAGTTTCAGAAAAAGCAAAAGTTGCAATGCAGAATTATCTTAACCATTTTCTTGGCAACATAGATATTGTGAATTCTCGTGAG GTTTGCCAATTTCTGGAGGTCTCAAAGTTATCCTTTTCTTCAGAGTATGGCCCAAAGTTGAAAGAGGACTATGTTTTGGTTCAACATTTAAATCACATCCAAAGAGATGATGCCGGAGCAGGATGTTTTATGTGTTGCTGCAGAAACAATTGGCAGAAG GTTTGGGCAGTATTAAAACCTGGATTTTTGGCATTACTAGAAGATCCTTTTGGTACAAAGCTCTTAGATCTCATTGTTTTCGATATGTTAGCACCTTCCAATGGAGATAAAGAGGATCAAGTACTTTTGGCTAAGGAAGTAAAGGAAAAGAACCCTCTGCGTTATGCATTCAAG GTTACGTGCGGAAATCGAAGTACAAAAGTAAGAACTACAAGCAGTGCAAAAGTTAGAGATTGGATATCTGCTATCTACAATGCAAGTCAAAAGCCAGTAGAAGGTTGGTGCAATTCCCACCGTTTTGGTTCCTTTGCTCCACGAAGAGGTTTGATTGATGATGGTAGTCAAGCTCAATGGTTCGTAGATGGACAAGTAGCTTTTGAAGCAATTGCTTTGTCAATTGCAAATGCAAAATCAGAG ATCTATATTACTGGATGGTGGCTCTGCCCAGAACTATATTTAAAACGTCCGTTTCATGCAAATGGCGCTACTCGTCTTGACGCGCTGTTTGAAGCTAAAGCCAAGGAAGGTGTGAAG ATATACATTCTTATGTACAAGGAGGTTTCAATTGCATTGAAAATCAATAGTTTATACAGCCAGAAAAGGCTTCTTAAAATTCATGAGAATGTGAAAGTGTTACGCTATCCTGACCACTTTGCAGCCGGCATCTACTTGTG GTCACACCATGAGAAAATTGTGGTTGTTGATCATCAAATATGCTATCTTGGAGGACTAGATCTATGCTTTGGCCGTTATGATACAATTGAACACAAAGTAGGTGATGACCCTCCTTTCATCTGGCCTGGAAAGGACTATTACAACCCGAG GGAATCTGAACCAAATTCTTGGGTAGACACCATGACAGATGAATTAGACCGCAGAAAGTTACCTCGAATGCCATGGCATGATGTTCACTGTGCTCTTTGGGGACCTCCTTGTCGAGATGTAGCAAGACACTTTGTCCAACGATGGAATCATGCGAAG AGAAACAAAGCACCCAACGAACAAACAATACCACTACTAATGCCACAACAACACATGGTTCTCCCACATTACATGGGAAGAAGCCAAAATTTAGACATTGAAAATAAGCCTACTGATGAAAACCAGACAGACGTAACACAAAGTTCTTTTTCCTACGAGTCACCATCACAAGACATACAATTTCTTTTGCCTCAAGAAGCTGAGGGTATAGATTCCAAAAGCATCAGTAACACGTTAAATGGGCCGCACCCCAGAAACCATCTTAATCCATCACATGATGAACATTCAAGCCAAGCTATGAAACCAACTGACTCTGCAGATGATTTTAGTTTATATGATCAACCTGAAACTAGCAGCGGGACAGCTAGTTTTGGATCAGACTTGTCAGATGAGGGGTGTGAAAGACACGAAGTTCCTAGTGGTGACATTTCACAAGTCGGCCCCCGTACATCATGCTCTTGTCAG GTTATCAGAAGTGTCAGCCATTGGTCTGGTGGAACAAGTCAAACTGAAGACAGTATTCATAAGGCTTATTGTTCTCTTATTGAAAATGCAGAAAAGTTTATTTACATTGAG AATCAGTTTTTCATTTCGGGCCTCTCAGATGATGATGTCATACAGAATCGTGTCTTGGAAGCTCTATACAGACGTATCATGCGTGCACATAAAGAGGAAAAATGCTTTAGAGTTATTGTTGTGATACCACTCTTACCAGGGTTCCAG GGTCGTCTAGATGACGGTGGGGCTGCAACTGTGAGAGCTATAATGCATTGGCAGTATCGAACCATATCCAGAGGACAAAACTCGATACTACATAACCTCAATGCACTTCTCGGTCCTAAAACAGATgactatatatcattttatgGTCTCAGGACATATGGAAAACTTGGTGATGATGGTCCCATTGCTACAAGTCAG GTGTATGTGCATAGTAAAGTGCTGATAGTTGATGACCGTATCACGCTAGTTGGATCATCCAACATAAATGACAGGAGTTTGCTTGGACACAGGGATTCTGAG ATTGGGGTTCTCATTGAAGATAGAGAATTTAATGAATCAAAAATGAATGGAGAGCCTTGGAGGGCCGGGAAATTCACCAACAGTCTTCGGCTTTCTCTATGGTCTGAACATCTTGGTCTGCATGGTGAAGAT ATAAGTCAAATTGTGGACCCAATAGCTGATAAGACATACAAAGATTTATGGTTAGCAACGGCAACG GCAAACTCTCAAATTTACCAAGATGTGTTTTCGTGCGTCCCAAATGATTCTATACTCTCGAG ATACGCTTTCAGGCAAAGTATGAACTATTGGAAAGAGAAATATGGACATACTACAATTGATTTAGGCGTAGCACCAGAGAAAGTTGAATCATTGACAGATGGAGACATTGCTACAACGGAGATATTAAAGCGTGTAAGAGGGTTTCTTGTTTCATTTCCATTGCAGTTTATGTGTCAAGAAGATTTAAGACCGATGTTCAGCGAGAGCGAGTTCTATACATCTCCTCAGGTCTTTTACTAG